The sequence CATCGCGCGCCTGCTGGGTCAGGTTGCCGCGGTGAGTGGTCAATTGTACGCCGCGGGACGTTACCGTCTGGGGGCAAAGGAGGCGGCGCAGCTTGCCGAGAGTCTACGCGCCACGTTCCACTTCGAGGTAAAAAAGGGCGTGCTTTATAACTTCGATTTGGCCGGGGCGGTGCGTTCCCTGGCGCGTGAAGGCACGCGCGGAGGCCAGACGAGTTTCACCGAACTGTCGGGCACGGTGCATCTGGTGGGTAAGGCCATTGAGCTGCGCGACATCAAGGTGGCCTCGGGGCTGCTCGCGGCCGATGGCAACGTGGACATCGCTGCCAATCGCAATCTGTCCGGGCGGCTCTACGTTAAGATGAAGGGGACGGCCGGTCTGGTGAGCGTGCCGCTGGAGCTGGCTGGCACGCTGCGCGAACCTGTCTTGTTCCCCAACCGGGCTGCCCTGGCCGGCGCGGTGGTGGGCACAGGCCTGATGGGACCGGGTCTTGGCACCACGGTGGGTGCCAAAGCCGGCGCGGCGCTGGACAGATTGTTCCGGTGAGCGCGGCACCACCTGCGTGCCAAGCAAGCGATCGACCGAATGCCTGCCTGGATTTGTCTGAGCCTTCAGGCCAGCGCATGCTGCATGCGCGCCAAGGCCTGTTGCAGATTCTGCATCGAGGTGGCGAAGGAGAGGCGGATATAGCCCTCTAGTCCGAAGGCCGAGCCCGGTACCACCGCCACGCCGGCCTTTTCCAGGAGATAGTTGCTGAGGGCGATGTCGGTCGCTTCGGGGATCGCCCCCTTGCCGTACAGGCCACAAATTGCCTCGCGCACGTCCGGGAAGGCATAGAAGGCACCACCCGCGGGCAGACATTTCACCCCCGGGATACGGTTGAGCTGCTCCACCACGAAGGCATGCCGTTCGCGGAAGGCCGCAACCATGGGCGTGATGCAGGTCTGGTCCCCGTTCAACGCCGCTTCCGCTGCCACCTGGGAGATGGAAGTGGGATTGGACGTGCTCTGTGACTGCACGTTGGTCATCGCGGTGATGATAGCCTCCGGCCCCGCCGCGTAGCCGATGCGCCAGCCGGTCATGGCATAGGCTTTGGACACACCGTTGAGCACCACGGTGCGGTCATAGAGTTCGGGGCAGGCATTGAGGATGTTCACGAAGGGGGCATCGGTGAGGCGGATGTGCTCGTACATATCGTCAGTGGCGATGAGCACCCGCGGATGGGCCTTGAGCA comes from Thiobacter sp. AK1 and encodes:
- a CDS encoding pyridoxal phosphate-dependent aminotransferase codes for the protein MELSRRVQAIKPSPTLAVTALAASLKAQGKDIIGLGAGEPDFDTPDHIKAAAIEAIRKGFTKYTAVDGTPSLKQAIIGKFRRDNGLDYTPRQILVSCGGKQSFYNLVQAVVDPGDEVVIPAPYWVSYPDIVLLADGKPVFVPAGIEQGYKITPAQLEAALTPRTKLVVINSPSNPSGAVYSLEELADLGAVLKAHPRVLIATDDMYEHIRLTDAPFVNILNACPELYDRTVVLNGVSKAYAMTGWRIGYAAGPEAIITAMTNVQSQSTSNPTSISQVAAEAALNGDQTCITPMVAAFRERHAFVVEQLNRIPGVKCLPAGGAFYAFPDVREAICGLYGKGAIPEATDIALSNYLLEKAGVAVVPGSAFGLEGYIRLSFATSMQNLQQALARMQHALA